One region of Gloeocapsa sp. PCC 73106 genomic DNA includes:
- a CDS encoding ABC transporter permease has product MNFSSHNAKTRKIHEQETVIKPPSASLRLNFREIYYYRHLIANLVRRDIKIQFNQMYLGILWSTVRPLLMMTIFALFKTFSGANLHVSIPFSVYVYSGLILWFYFVEATTNTAKSLEKNASLITKVYFPRIISMIVPVLASFFGFSVAMFPLLIMMLWLGIYPGWKLIALPLVILQCMFLILAVGLIFAALSLESKDFDRLLSQILFIGLYVSPVIFAPGLIPAAARPIYFLNPMAGTLLAFRSTLFNEFPFPLWQWIYSIIATIVLLAIGLLIYQKVEAFIADKL; this is encoded by the coding sequence TTGAATTTTTCGTCTCATAACGCTAAAACCAGAAAAATTCATGAGCAAGAAACGGTGATCAAGCCCCCATCCGCCTCCTTGCGCCTTAATTTTCGAGAGATTTACTATTATCGCCACTTGATCGCCAATTTAGTGCGCCGAGATATTAAAATTCAGTTCAATCAGATGTACTTGGGGATACTTTGGTCTACCGTTAGACCATTGTTAATGATGACTATCTTTGCTCTATTTAAAACCTTCTCTGGAGCTAATTTACACGTGTCGATCCCTTTCTCTGTCTACGTTTACAGTGGACTAATACTCTGGTTTTATTTTGTGGAAGCAACGACTAATACCGCTAAATCTTTAGAAAAAAATGCTAGTTTAATCACCAAAGTCTATTTTCCCCGCATTATCAGTATGATAGTTCCGGTACTAGCTAGTTTTTTTGGTTTTTCTGTAGCTATGTTTCCTTTACTAATAATGATGCTTTGGCTGGGTATTTATCCAGGTTGGAAATTAATCGCCCTACCCTTGGTAATTTTACAGTGTATGTTCTTAATCTTGGCAGTTGGCTTGATTTTTGCAGCACTCTCCCTAGAAAGTAAAGATTTTGATAGACTCTTGAGTCAAATTTTATTTATTGGTTTATACGTGTCTCCGGTGATCTTTGCACCAGGTTTAATTCCAGCTGCAGCTAGACCTATCTATTTCCTCAATCCTATGGCAGGAACTTTACTCGCTTTTAGATCTACCCTATTTAATGAGTTTCCTTTTCCTCTATGGCAATGGATATACTCTATAATAGCAACAATAGTGTTACTTGCTATCGGTCTGTTAATTTATCAAAAGGTAGAAGCTTTTATAGCAGATAAACTTTAA